From Leptolyngbya sp. KIOST-1, one genomic window encodes:
- a CDS encoding helix-turn-helix domain-containing protein yields the protein MLRFTNFLDQVGVPTVKWMERSPLSPALLNHPEGLLPIVQASALIEQIARAEGIDTLGLIVGQRTQAHNLGDYGLLLSRSLTLYDLLLTLERTINLLNSGERVRLTWQSDAVWLQSHLYAIAKNDAPQSHYFSLMTHLSMIRMALGHQWKPPAVQIAIKPNQAIAMLTDLEGVHVQYDALYNSIKIPKALLNVPLAFHHQTANLPSPNDNQLYTSAPASDLVESLRQFIAALLPQGYPDIALAAEAAGLSIRSLQRRLAASGLNYGAVVEQVRFKLAVQYLQDPTLKLTHIAAELGYTDAANFTRAFKRWTGLSPRAYRLISRG from the coding sequence TTGCTCAGGTTCACTAACTTTTTAGACCAGGTGGGTGTGCCTACGGTGAAGTGGATGGAGCGATCGCCCCTGTCTCCAGCCCTGCTGAACCATCCCGAGGGATTGCTGCCCATCGTCCAGGCCTCGGCCCTGATCGAGCAGATTGCCAGAGCTGAAGGCATCGACACCCTGGGACTGATTGTGGGCCAGCGCACCCAGGCCCACAACCTGGGGGACTACGGCCTGCTGCTCAGCCGCTCCCTGACGCTCTACGATCTGCTGCTGACCCTGGAGCGCACCATCAACCTGCTGAACTCGGGGGAGCGAGTAAGACTCACCTGGCAAAGCGATGCGGTTTGGTTGCAAAGCCATCTCTACGCGATCGCCAAGAACGACGCTCCCCAGTCCCACTATTTCAGCCTCATGACCCACCTCAGCATGATCCGGATGGCCCTCGGCCACCAGTGGAAACCGCCTGCCGTGCAGATTGCCATCAAACCTAACCAAGCCATAGCCATGCTCACCGATCTTGAGGGCGTCCACGTGCAATATGACGCCCTCTACAACAGCATAAAAATCCCAAAAGCACTGCTGAATGTGCCCCTCGCCTTCCATCACCAGACTGCCAACCTGCCCAGCCCCAACGACAATCAGCTCTACACCTCAGCCCCGGCCTCAGATCTGGTCGAGTCGCTGCGGCAGTTTATCGCAGCGCTGTTGCCCCAGGGCTACCCAGATATTGCCCTGGCCGCTGAAGCCGCTGGGCTCAGTATCCGTAGTTTGCAGCGAAGGCTGGCTGCCTCGGGCTTAAACTACGGCGCGGTCGTGGAGCAGGTGCGGTTTAAGCTGGCGGTCCAGTATTTGCAAGACCCTACGCTAAAGCTCACCCACATTGCCGCCGAACTGGGCTACACCGATGCCGCTAACTTTACCCGCGCCTTTAAACGCTGGACGGGCCTATCGCCACGGGCCTATCGCCTAATCTCCCGAGGCTAA
- a CDS encoding Spy/CpxP family protein refolding chaperone yields MSVWHVFSGLVVSAATVGAIAPAAFSQITVAPAPSVLAQASTDGQPTDTSDLAIDSLTDDQVAQLEAIFDTYQPQIDAATARYLASLEAINALLVPSTDELALTNAHNDVVAADQALNELIFQRNLALRSVLTLDQRQVINDYVRAYLGRAAPPPVAVTFPDTLVGLDADAAIANLQADGWGVAFTTPSQVGLNRGSEKLDVYINRSGEISGAQLF; encoded by the coding sequence ATGTCTGTTTGGCACGTTTTTTCAGGTTTGGTGGTCTCGGCAGCGACGGTTGGGGCGATCGCCCCGGCGGCTTTTTCTCAGATCACTGTGGCACCAGCACCATCGGTGCTCGCCCAGGCCAGCACCGATGGCCAGCCCACCGACACCAGCGACCTGGCCATTGACAGCCTCACCGACGACCAGGTGGCCCAGCTAGAGGCCATCTTCGATACCTATCAGCCCCAGATCGATGCCGCCACCGCCCGCTACCTGGCCAGCCTGGAGGCAATCAATGCTCTGCTGGTGCCCAGCACTGACGAGCTGGCCCTGACCAACGCCCACAATGATGTCGTGGCCGCAGACCAGGCCCTCAATGAGCTGATCTTTCAGCGCAACCTGGCCCTGCGATCGGTGCTAACGCTGGATCAGCGGCAGGTGATTAATGACTACGTGCGCGCCTACCTGGGCCGCGCCGCGCCCCCTCCGGTAGCAGTGACCTTCCCCGATACCCTGGTGGGGCTAGATGCGGATGCGGCGATCGCCAATCTCCAGGCCGACGGCTGGGGCGTGGCCTTTACCACCCCCTCCCAGGTGGGGCTCAATCGCGGCAGCGAAAAGCTGGATGTGTACATCAACCGCAGCGGCGAGATCAGCGGCGCTCAGCTGTTTTAG
- a CDS encoding IS4 family transposase: MMPNRAEVLKEKYQNSIGLPFAEVLPEAEIQSVLDEQGIRYRQVLYTPMVVLWSWISQVLDVDSSLSHAVKRVVSWMSLAGLAVPSADTGGYSKARKRLPESIFPPLLRQVAQALQRKVSPEQQWCGRPVKAFDATTVLMSDTEANQAAYPQHSNQKVGCGFPLLKLQVWFCVTTGAVLEVAMAPFRVSEWRLARQLYQTLCPEDVVVADSAYGTYVDLAWVALTGADAVFRKHHQRRCDFRRGKKLGIGDHIVRWQRPKQCPNALSVEEFEALPESIVVREVFLSIQTPGFRPTNIVVVTTLLDPKRYRKAKLAELYHLRWQATEVNLRHLKTTLAMEMIAAKTPAMVTKSVWVHLLTYNLLRTLMWDATADSEVDALRVSLQGTRQQFNHFRPEFLHLAPSHQQRGYQTLLSAVQALIVPFRPNRSEPRVVKRRPKPFPRMQEPRSVLKAKLVA, from the coding sequence ATGATGCCGAATCGTGCGGAAGTCCTCAAGGAGAAATACCAAAACAGTATCGGTCTACCCTTTGCCGAGGTGCTACCGGAAGCCGAGATTCAGTCTGTACTGGACGAGCAGGGAATCCGGTATCGCCAAGTGCTCTACACCCCGATGGTGGTGCTCTGGAGTTGGATCTCCCAAGTCCTCGATGTCGATAGCAGCCTTAGCCATGCGGTCAAGCGGGTAGTGAGTTGGATGAGCCTAGCGGGATTGGCGGTACCGTCAGCCGATACCGGGGGCTACAGCAAAGCGCGAAAACGGCTTCCGGAATCGATTTTCCCACCCCTACTGCGGCAAGTGGCGCAGGCGTTGCAACGGAAAGTATCCCCGGAACAACAGTGGTGTGGTCGTCCGGTCAAGGCCTTTGATGCCACGACGGTGTTGATGAGTGATACCGAGGCTAATCAAGCAGCCTATCCCCAACACAGCAATCAGAAGGTGGGTTGTGGCTTTCCGCTCTTGAAGCTTCAGGTGTGGTTTTGCGTGACCACGGGAGCCGTGCTGGAGGTAGCGATGGCCCCCTTTCGAGTCAGTGAATGGCGCTTAGCCCGCCAACTTTATCAGACGCTGTGCCCCGAGGATGTGGTGGTGGCCGATTCGGCCTATGGCACCTATGTGGATCTAGCCTGGGTCGCCCTGACAGGAGCCGATGCCGTCTTTCGCAAGCATCATCAGCGTCGTTGTGATTTCAGGCGGGGCAAAAAATTAGGCATTGGCGACCACATCGTCCGGTGGCAGCGCCCTAAGCAATGCCCTAACGCCCTCTCGGTTGAGGAGTTTGAAGCCTTACCCGAGTCGATTGTGGTGCGCGAAGTCTTTCTCTCCATTCAGACGCCTGGATTTCGACCGACCAACATCGTGGTGGTGACCACCCTGCTGGACCCCAAGCGGTATCGCAAAGCCAAATTGGCCGAACTCTATCACCTCCGCTGGCAGGCCACCGAAGTCAATCTCAGGCATCTCAAAACCACCTTAGCCATGGAGATGATTGCCGCTAAAACGCCCGCCATGGTGACCAAAAGTGTTTGGGTTCATCTGTTGACCTACAATCTGCTGCGGACGTTGATGTGGGATGCGACAGCTGACTCCGAGGTCGATGCTTTACGAGTCTCCCTTCAGGGCACACGGCAACAATTCAATCACTTCCGACCCGAGTTCCTCCATCTCGCTCCTTCCCATCAACAGCGAGGCTACCAGACCTTGTTAAGCGCCGTGCAAGCGCTGATTGTTCCGTTTCGCCCAAACCGTTCAGAACCCCGAGTCGTCAAACGTCGTCCCAAACCGTTCCCAAGAATGCAGGAACCCCGCTCAGTTCTGAAAGCTAAGCTGGTAGCTTGA
- a CDS encoding DUF1254 domain-containing protein, protein MHCSVFFDLEKNGPTVVEVPPKCGPGTVNDAFFRFVTDMGIPGPDRGQGGKYLILPPHDMVNLTPPVGGMEAEVNGETYFVSRSTSYVNWLILRGFLVDGKTDAAVNNFKSGLKVYPLSQKDNPPAMEFINGSKKSFNTIHANTYPFYEELHTVIEREPVSMLDPELRGLFAAIGIEKGKPFAPDERMKQILTEAVAIGNATARAIVFRPRLGGSFYYSNSAWATAFVGGSYEWLKDEGRGGRNLDARTLFFYGATVNTPAMVLKMVGKGSQYAYAATDAKGDYLDGSKTYKLNIPANVPAADFWSVVAYDPQTRSELQTSQPFPSKNNKRDSLTQNPDGSVDLYFGPEAPSGHESNWIETISGKGWWVLLRLYGPLDPWFDKTWRPGEFELL, encoded by the coding sequence ATTCACTGCTCGGTTTTCTTTGACCTGGAAAAGAACGGCCCCACCGTGGTTGAGGTGCCTCCCAAATGCGGCCCCGGCACCGTCAACGACGCCTTCTTTCGCTTTGTCACCGATATGGGCATCCCTGGTCCCGATCGCGGACAGGGCGGCAAGTATTTGATTTTGCCCCCCCACGACATGGTTAACCTCACCCCGCCCGTAGGCGGTATGGAGGCCGAGGTGAATGGTGAGACTTATTTTGTCTCGCGCTCAACCAGCTACGTCAACTGGCTAATTTTGCGGGGCTTTTTGGTCGATGGCAAGACCGATGCAGCGGTTAATAACTTTAAGTCGGGGCTCAAAGTCTATCCGCTCTCCCAGAAAGACAATCCGCCCGCTATGGAGTTTATTAACGGTTCTAAAAAGAGCTTTAACACCATCCACGCCAATACCTATCCCTTTTACGAAGAGCTGCATACGGTGATCGAGCGGGAGCCAGTGTCAATGCTCGACCCAGAACTGCGGGGGTTGTTTGCTGCCATTGGCATTGAAAAAGGCAAGCCTTTTGCCCCTGATGAGCGGATGAAACAGATCTTGACGGAGGCAGTGGCGATCGGCAACGCGACAGCACGGGCGATTGTGTTTCGACCTCGGTTGGGAGGTTCGTTCTACTATTCCAATAGTGCCTGGGCTACGGCTTTTGTGGGTGGTAGCTATGAGTGGCTCAAGGACGAGGGTCGGGGTGGCCGCAACCTGGATGCCCGCACCCTTTTCTTCTACGGGGCAACGGTTAATACCCCAGCGATGGTGCTGAAGATGGTGGGCAAAGGGTCGCAATATGCCTACGCTGCGACCGACGCCAAGGGCGATTATCTAGATGGCAGTAAGACTTACAAACTGAACATTCCGGCTAACGTACCTGCCGCAGACTTTTGGTCAGTGGTGGCCTATGACCCCCAAACCCGCTCTGAGCTACAGACCAGTCAGCCCTTTCCCAGCAAGAACAACAAGCGTGACTCGCTGACCCAGAACCCGGATGGGTCGGTAGACCTCTACTTTGGTCCTGAAGCTCCATCTGGGCACGAGTCGAACTGGATTGAGACGATTTCAGGTAAGGGCTGGTGGGTCTTGTTGAGGCTTTACGGTCCCCTCGATCCTTGGTTCGATAAGACCTGGCGTCCTGGAGAGTTTGAGCTGCTGTAG
- a CDS encoding arylsulfatase — MSQNNPVQRQILPIPDQNHIGVTTYDAKDPDTKYPPIRDLRPPADAPNVLVVLLDDVGFGASSAFGGPCHTPTFEKLAAEGLKYTRFHTTALCAPTRQALLTGRNHHSVGMGNITETATAAPGQCSVRPNNKAPLALTLKLNGYSTAMLGKCHEVPVWQTSPMGPFDAWPTGGGGFEYFYGFIGGENNQWDPALYEGTIPIEPPATFEEGYHLTEDLAEKAIAWISQQKALMPDKPFFMYFAPGATHAPHHVPKEWIEKYKGQFGHGWDRQREITFARQKELGVIGADAELTPRHAEIPAWDDMDPAYKPVLERQMEVYAGFLEHTDYAVGQVIAALEDLEILDDTLIYVIIGDNGASAEGTIHGAFNEMANFNGMASLETPEFMQSKLEEFGGPDSYNHYAVGWAWAMDTPYQWTKQVASHWGGTRNGTIVRYPKAIAEKGGLRHQFSHVIDVAPTVLEVAGIPEPTMVNGVLQSPYEGTSMAYSFNDANAPERHEIQYFEMFGNRGIYYKVWSAITKHRTPWVMVGQKMLPFDDDVWELYDGSKDWTQFHNLAAEMPEKLHELQRLFLIEAVKYNVLPLDDRQTERIDPATAGRPSLVKGNSQIFFAGMGRLSENSVINIKNKSFSITAEIEVKDKPAAGVIIAQGGKFGGWSVYAREGKLKFTYNVLGIHEYPVEATETIPQGKHQVRMEFAYDGGGLAKGGNVTLYYDGQSVGSGRVEATQPMIFSADETTDIGYESGTPVTPDYTAHSSKFTGKIHWVQLDVGIDNHDHLISPDERLRVAMARQ; from the coding sequence ATGTCTCAAAACAATCCAGTCCAGCGGCAAATTCTGCCTATCCCCGATCAAAACCATATTGGCGTCACCACCTACGATGCCAAAGACCCCGACACCAAATACCCCCCCATTCGCGACCTGCGGCCACCAGCGGATGCACCCAACGTTCTAGTTGTGCTGCTGGACGATGTGGGCTTTGGTGCTTCCAGCGCCTTCGGCGGTCCCTGCCATACGCCCACGTTCGAGAAGCTGGCTGCTGAAGGGCTGAAGTACACCCGCTTTCACACCACCGCCCTGTGTGCGCCCACCCGGCAGGCACTGTTGACGGGCCGCAACCACCACTCTGTGGGCATGGGCAACATCACCGAAACCGCTACGGCTGCCCCCGGGCAATGTTCTGTACGGCCCAATAATAAAGCCCCCCTGGCCCTGACTCTGAAGCTAAATGGCTACTCCACCGCCATGCTGGGCAAGTGTCACGAGGTGCCCGTGTGGCAAACCAGCCCGATGGGGCCATTTGATGCCTGGCCCACAGGGGGCGGCGGTTTTGAATACTTCTACGGCTTTATCGGCGGCGAGAACAACCAGTGGGACCCGGCCCTGTACGAAGGCACCATCCCCATCGAGCCGCCCGCCACGTTTGAGGAAGGTTACCACCTGACGGAAGATCTGGCGGAAAAGGCGATCGCCTGGATCAGCCAGCAAAAAGCCTTAATGCCCGATAAGCCCTTTTTTATGTACTTCGCCCCTGGGGCCACCCACGCGCCGCACCATGTACCCAAAGAATGGATTGAGAAGTACAAAGGCCAGTTTGGCCACGGCTGGGATCGCCAGAGGGAAATTACCTTTGCCCGTCAAAAAGAATTAGGGGTAATTGGTGCCGATGCGGAACTCACCCCCCGCCATGCCGAAATTCCGGCCTGGGATGATATGGACCCAGCTTACAAGCCAGTGCTGGAGCGACAGATGGAAGTCTACGCAGGCTTTCTAGAGCACACCGACTACGCCGTCGGTCAGGTGATCGCGGCACTGGAAGACCTGGAAATTCTGGATGACACCCTGATCTACGTGATCATCGGCGACAATGGCGCATCCGCTGAGGGCACTATCCACGGAGCCTTCAACGAAATGGCCAACTTCAACGGCATGGCCAGTTTGGAGACCCCCGAGTTTATGCAGTCCAAACTGGAGGAGTTTGGCGGGCCAGATTCCTACAACCACTACGCCGTGGGCTGGGCCTGGGCGATGGATACCCCCTACCAGTGGACCAAGCAGGTGGCCTCCCACTGGGGCGGCACCCGCAACGGCACCATCGTCCGCTATCCCAAGGCGATCGCAGAAAAAGGCGGTCTGCGCCACCAGTTCAGCCATGTGATCGATGTGGCTCCCACGGTGCTGGAAGTGGCTGGCATTCCAGAACCCACGATGGTCAATGGCGTGCTGCAAAGCCCCTACGAAGGCACCAGCATGGCCTACAGCTTTAACGATGCCAACGCCCCCGAACGGCACGAAATTCAGTACTTCGAGATGTTTGGCAACCGGGGCATCTACTACAAGGTCTGGAGCGCCATCACCAAGCACCGCACCCCCTGGGTGATGGTGGGGCAGAAAATGCTGCCCTTTGACGACGACGTATGGGAACTGTACGACGGCAGCAAAGACTGGACGCAGTTCCACAACCTAGCGGCGGAAATGCCGGAAAAACTTCACGAACTGCAACGCCTGTTTTTAATCGAAGCCGTGAAGTACAACGTGCTGCCCCTGGACGATCGCCAGACCGAGCGCATTGACCCTGCCACTGCCGGTCGCCCCTCCCTGGTCAAAGGCAACTCGCAGATCTTCTTTGCGGGCATGGGTCGCCTGTCAGAAAACAGCGTCATCAATATCAAGAACAAGTCCTTCTCGATTACGGCAGAAATTGAGGTTAAGGACAAACCCGCCGCCGGGGTGATCATTGCCCAGGGCGGTAAGTTTGGGGGCTGGAGCGTTTACGCCAGGGAAGGCAAGCTCAAGTTCACCTATAACGTCCTGGGTATCCATGAATACCCGGTAGAAGCAACGGAAACTATTCCCCAGGGCAAGCACCAGGTACGCATGGAGTTTGCCTACGATGGCGGCGGGTTGGCCAAGGGGGGCAATGTCACCCTGTACTATGATGGCCAATCCGTCGGCAGCGGCCGGGTCGAGGCCACCCAGCCCATGATTTTTTCGGCGGATGAAACCACCGACATTGGCTACGAGTCGGGGACGCCCGTCACCCCCGACTACACCGCCCACAGCAGTAAGTTCACCGGCAAAATTCACTGGGTGCAGCTGGATGTAGGCATAGACAACCACGACCACCTGATTTCGCCCGACGAACGGCTGCGGGTGGCGATGGCGCGGCAGTAG
- a CDS encoding DUF1254 domain-containing protein: MQINDLTEVRNLAKEAYIYGYPMVDSYRIQHAYFVDPQSPEYKAPWNQLRNIARVFTPEDKAVQTPNSDTPYSMAGLDLRAEPMVLTVPEMAADRYFSIQLVDLYTFNFEYIGSRTTGNGGGVFMIAGPGWQGETPSGVSHVIRSETKLVLAIYRTQLLNPGDLDRVKQIQASYQIQPLSAFLGQPAPASAPPVEFVPPLTPDAQKTSLEFFGILNFLLQFCPPVPSEVDLRSKFAQIGVEAGPGFATDNLSPEVKEAMTQGMADAWAEFSALKKQVDAGEVTSGDLFGTRDYLQNNYLYRMAAAVLGIFGNSKQEAMYPFYTVDAEGQPLSGANRYTLHFAADQLPPVHAFWSLTMYELPASLLVANPLHRYLLNSPMLPQFTRDADGGLTFYIQPESPGAALEANWLPAPAGPFFCAMRLYWPKPEALEGTWTAPAMERV; this comes from the coding sequence ATGCAAATCAACGATCTGACCGAAGTTCGCAACCTCGCCAAGGAAGCCTACATCTACGGCTATCCCATGGTGGATAGCTACCGCATCCAGCACGCCTACTTTGTCGATCCCCAAAGCCCCGAATACAAAGCCCCCTGGAATCAGCTGCGCAACATCGCTCGGGTGTTTACGCCCGAGGATAAAGCCGTCCAGACACCCAACTCCGACACGCCCTACTCCATGGCCGGGCTCGATTTGCGGGCAGAACCGATGGTACTCACCGTGCCGGAGATGGCGGCGGATCGCTATTTCAGCATTCAGCTGGTGGATTTGTACACCTTCAACTTTGAGTACATCGGCAGCCGCACTACGGGCAATGGCGGCGGCGTTTTTATGATCGCTGGCCCTGGGTGGCAAGGCGAAACCCCCAGCGGCGTTAGCCACGTGATTCGCTCAGAGACCAAGCTTGTGCTGGCCATCTATCGCACCCAACTGCTTAACCCTGGCGATCTCGACCGGGTGAAACAGATTCAGGCCAGCTACCAGATCCAGCCGCTGTCGGCCTTTTTAGGCCAACCGGCCCCAGCCAGCGCCCCGCCGGTCGAGTTTGTGCCGCCCCTCACGCCCGATGCCCAGAAGACCTCCCTGGAGTTTTTCGGCATCTTGAATTTTCTGCTGCAATTTTGCCCCCCGGTGCCATCGGAGGTGGATCTACGCTCCAAATTCGCTCAAATCGGAGTGGAGGCGGGACCGGGCTTTGCGACGGATAACCTTTCCCCCGAGGTCAAGGAGGCCATGACCCAGGGCATGGCTGATGCCTGGGCTGAATTTAGCGCGCTGAAAAAGCAAGTGGACGCTGGGGAAGTGACCTCCGGCGATCTGTTTGGCACCCGCGACTATTTGCAGAACAACTACCTCTACCGGATGGCGGCGGCGGTGCTGGGCATCTTTGGCAACTCCAAGCAGGAGGCCATGTACCCCTTCTACACCGTGGACGCCGAGGGCCAGCCCCTGAGCGGAGCCAACCGCTACACCCTGCACTTTGCTGCCGATCAACTGCCGCCGGTGCATGCCTTTTGGTCACTGACGATGTATGAACTGCCCGCCAGTTTGCTGGTGGCAAATCCGCTCCACCGCTACCTGCTGAACTCGCCCATGCTGCCCCAGTTCACTCGCGATGCCGACGGTGGGCTGACCTTCTACATTCAGCCTGAGTCCCCCGGTGCGGCACTAGAGGCCAACTGGCTCCCGGCTCCGGCTGGCCCTTTCTTCTGCGCCATGCGGCTGTACTGGCCCAAACCCGAAGCCCTGGAAGGCACCTGGACAGCTCCTGCTATGGAGCGAGTCTAG
- a CDS encoding succinate dehydrogenase/fumarate reductase iron-sulfur subunit: MQLHLKVWRQPSAAAPGQFHRYTVTDAHPDMSFLELLDVLNEQLIHSGADPVEFDHDCREGICGSCGVMINGKAHGGRPQTATCQLYLRHFNDGDEITIEPWRAKGFPVIKDLVVDRAAFDRIIMAGGYISVKTGSAPEANATPVPKLKADAAFDYAACIGCGACVAACPNASASLFTAAKVAHLALLPQGHPERQRRVLAMGDQMTAEGFGDCSNHGECQAVCPKGISIDAIATLRREYIRATLGT; this comes from the coding sequence ATGCAACTGCACCTCAAGGTCTGGCGACAGCCCAGCGCCGCTGCCCCAGGCCAGTTCCACCGCTACACCGTGACCGATGCCCACCCCGATATGTCGTTCCTAGAGCTGCTCGACGTACTCAACGAGCAGCTAATCCACAGTGGGGCCGACCCGGTAGAGTTTGACCACGACTGCCGTGAGGGTATCTGTGGCTCCTGCGGCGTCATGATTAACGGTAAAGCCCACGGTGGACGGCCCCAGACGGCGACGTGCCAGTTGTATCTGCGCCACTTCAACGACGGCGACGAAATCACCATCGAACCCTGGCGGGCTAAGGGCTTCCCGGTGATCAAAGACCTGGTGGTCGATCGCGCCGCGTTCGATCGCATCATCATGGCGGGCGGCTACATCTCGGTCAAAACCGGATCGGCCCCGGAAGCTAACGCCACTCCGGTGCCCAAGCTCAAGGCCGATGCCGCCTTCGACTACGCTGCCTGCATCGGCTGCGGGGCCTGTGTGGCGGCCTGCCCCAACGCCTCGGCCTCCCTGTTTACCGCCGCCAAGGTGGCCCACCTGGCCCTGCTGCCCCAGGGACACCCCGAACGGCAGCGGCGGGTGCTGGCCATGGGAGACCAGATGACGGCGGAAGGCTTTGGCGACTGCTCCAACCACGGCGAATGCCAGGCGGTGTGCCCCAAGGGGATCTCCATCGATGCGATCGCCACCCTGCGCCGCGAGTACATCCGAGCGACCCTCGGTACCTAG
- a CDS encoding WD40 repeat domain-containing protein, giving the protein MPPQPPDPLFEGDSDGESAAFELVDMTAALHRPAAEPSPTPARPPRWACTQVLRGHGSWVRSVAVSADGNFIISGSGDKTVRVWNLATGHTIQVIDSHRAWVRAVAVSPDRTCFASVSNDNAIQLWDFTTGDALGQLEGHRAWVRAIAFSPNGKYLFSGGQDHRICVWRLSDQALIHRFNGHTHWIRAIAVSHDGTTLISGSQDQTLRLYRLKGKGSNHVLTGHTGEVLSVAASPNNWLLASSSADCTVRFWKLNSGRETTCFKAHPAPVNGLAFSPSGRLLATASNDSTIRLWNMDQGRLVSILSGHEGWVWGVDFAPDGKTLVSAGWDGTVRVWQEE; this is encoded by the coding sequence ATGCCCCCCCAGCCTCCCGACCCGCTCTTTGAGGGCGATTCAGACGGCGAATCTGCGGCCTTTGAGCTGGTGGATATGACCGCCGCGCTCCATCGGCCAGCGGCGGAGCCCTCGCCGACGCCCGCCCGCCCGCCCAGATGGGCCTGCACCCAAGTTCTGCGCGGCCACGGCAGCTGGGTGCGATCGGTGGCGGTGAGTGCCGACGGCAACTTCATTATCAGTGGCAGCGGCGACAAGACCGTGCGGGTATGGAACCTGGCCACCGGCCACACCATACAGGTGATCGACAGTCATCGGGCCTGGGTGCGGGCGGTGGCCGTTAGCCCCGATCGCACCTGTTTTGCCAGCGTCAGCAACGACAATGCCATTCAGCTGTGGGACTTTACCACCGGCGACGCTCTGGGCCAGCTGGAGGGCCACCGGGCCTGGGTGCGGGCGATCGCCTTTAGCCCCAACGGCAAGTACCTGTTTAGCGGCGGCCAGGACCACAGAATTTGCGTTTGGCGATTGAGCGATCAGGCCCTGATCCATCGGTTTAATGGCCACACCCACTGGATTCGCGCGATCGCCGTCAGCCACGACGGCACCACCCTGATCAGCGGCAGCCAGGACCAAACCCTGCGCCTCTACCGGCTCAAGGGCAAGGGCAGCAACCATGTGCTGACGGGCCATACCGGCGAAGTGCTGTCGGTGGCGGCCAGCCCCAACAACTGGCTGCTGGCCAGCTCCAGCGCCGACTGCACCGTCCGCTTCTGGAAGCTCAACAGCGGTCGCGAAACCACCTGCTTTAAAGCCCACCCCGCCCCGGTCAACGGCCTCGCCTTCAGCCCCAGCGGCCGCCTGCTCGCCACCGCCAGCAACGACAGCACCATTCGCCTGTGGAATATGGACCAGGGCCGCCTGGTGAGCATTCTCAGCGGCCACGAGGGCTGGGTGTGGGGGGTCGATTTTGCCCCGGACGGAAAGACCCTAGTCAGCGCGGGCTGGGACGGTACGGTGCGGGTGTGGCAGGAGGAGTAG